A section of the Gemmatimonadaceae bacterium genome encodes:
- a CDS encoding M20/M25/M40 family metallo-hydrolase, translated as MRHVPPRQATLRRPTRVVASYAASSVATCVALLIASLAFAAPVPAQATAQANARATAQAAAPDSADPVAFLVSQLDLERYKATIKGLTAFGDRRQGTARNRAALDWIEAQLRSYGCTPERLTYDFTPPPPVQRPAGAGPGQRPATPPRAGQGGSRLRGNRARTGVNNDSLAQPDARLRELNAEASVPGQRQNVYCTKVGTVHPDEMYIVGAHMDGIGWGEAANDDGSGTALVMELARVFSMPGVTTERTIRFALWNNEETGLNGARAYIAQRQALQGKEEPAGSGKYPEPRWLGMIQHDMMLWDHGMPRADGTLNPEQRPEADVNVEFQSNSKMAEQSARLAWFFHAANEKYATDYPATVGPHMTNTDSGPFQDLIASISLRENERGAHTGAGWNPHWHQPTDRYATFSDKDFRLGLNAAQTTLGALGLLAGARVAR; from the coding sequence ATGCGCCACGTCCCCCCTCGTCAGGCCACCCTCCGCCGCCCGACGCGCGTCGTCGCATCGTACGCCGCGTCATCTGTCGCAACGTGCGTCGCATTGCTCATCGCCTCGTTGGCGTTCGCCGCGCCGGTGCCCGCGCAGGCCACCGCTCAAGCAAACGCGCGAGCCACCGCGCAGGCCGCCGCTCCCGACTCTGCCGACCCGGTCGCCTTTCTCGTGAGCCAGCTCGACCTCGAGCGCTACAAGGCAACCATCAAGGGGCTCACCGCGTTCGGCGACCGTCGCCAGGGGACGGCGCGCAACCGGGCCGCGCTCGATTGGATCGAGGCGCAGCTCAGGAGCTACGGCTGCACGCCAGAGCGCCTGACCTACGACTTCACCCCGCCGCCGCCCGTGCAGCGCCCCGCCGGTGCCGGTCCCGGGCAGCGACCGGCGACGCCGCCACGCGCTGGACAGGGCGGCTCGCGCTTGCGCGGCAACCGCGCCCGCACCGGCGTCAACAACGACTCGCTCGCCCAGCCTGACGCGCGACTGCGCGAGCTCAACGCCGAGGCGAGCGTGCCCGGGCAGAGACAAAACGTGTATTGCACCAAGGTGGGAACGGTGCATCCCGACGAGATGTACATCGTCGGCGCGCACATGGACGGCATTGGCTGGGGCGAGGCCGCCAACGATGACGGCTCCGGGACGGCGCTGGTGATGGAACTGGCGCGCGTCTTTTCCATGCCCGGCGTCACGACGGAGCGCACGATCCGCTTTGCGCTGTGGAACAACGAGGAGACGGGACTCAACGGCGCGCGCGCCTACATCGCGCAGCGGCAGGCGCTGCAGGGGAAGGAAGAGCCGGCCGGGTCGGGGAAGTACCCGGAGCCCAGGTGGCTCGGCATGATCCAGCACGACATGATGCTGTGGGACCACGGCATGCCGCGCGCGGACGGGACGCTCAACCCCGAGCAACGCCCCGAAGCCGACGTGAACGTCGAGTTCCAGTCCAACTCCAAAATGGCGGAGCAGTCGGCCAGGCTCGCCTGGTTCTTCCACGCGGCCAACGAGAAGTACGCCACCGATTACCCCGCCACGGTGGGTCCGCACATGACGAACACCGACTCCGGACCATTCCAGGACCTCATTGCGTCCATCTCGCTGCGCGAGAACGAGCGCGGCGCGCACACCGGCGCGGGATGGAACCCGCACTGGCACCAGCCTACCGATCGCTACGCGACGTTCAGCGACAAGGACTTTCGGCTCGGGCTGAACGCCGCGCAGACGACGTTGGGCGCGCTGGGGCTGCTGGCGGGGGCACGGGTCGCGCGTTAG
- a CDS encoding patatin-like phospholipase family protein, whose amino-acid sequence MPRPLQHEARSVRALTLRAGPEAMRLIRERGLRAADIDIIPGASGGAKWLAIAGLDRFLFGSFLAEPRARTLHLIGSSIGSWRMACLGQRDPVAALARGHHAYIYEQRYSKQPSTREVTAVLTRCLTLILGDTGTDEILSHPWARQHIITTHGRGLAASERRLLLTAGIALAAAGNLVSRKSLALQLTRFIFHSAGDRSPFRSLADLPTEHVTLTRENLLPALTASGSIPLLMEAVKIPGTPRGVHWDGGVLDYHLDLDFGPGDGLVLYPHFYSHVVPGWFDKSLRWRRSGGANFRRALLLAPSDDFVRALPRGKIPDRRDFYAMDDATRQVTWQRVVDESERLGDELADLLRTGEVAARLQPW is encoded by the coding sequence TTGCCCCGGCCCCTCCAACACGAAGCGCGTTCCGTGCGTGCCCTGACCCTTCGAGCCGGCCCCGAGGCCATGCGCCTCATTCGCGAACGGGGGCTTCGCGCGGCCGACATCGACATCATCCCGGGGGCATCGGGCGGGGCCAAGTGGCTGGCGATCGCCGGGCTCGATCGCTTCCTGTTCGGGAGCTTCCTCGCCGAGCCGCGCGCACGCACGCTGCACCTCATCGGGTCGTCGATCGGCAGCTGGCGGATGGCCTGCCTGGGGCAGCGCGACCCGGTGGCGGCGCTGGCGCGCGGCCATCACGCCTACATCTACGAGCAGCGGTACTCGAAGCAGCCGTCCACGCGCGAAGTCACCGCCGTCCTCACGCGCTGCCTCACGCTCATCCTTGGCGACACCGGGACCGACGAGATCCTGTCGCACCCGTGGGCGCGCCAGCACATCATCACCACGCACGGGCGCGGGCTGGCGGCGAGCGAGCGCCGGTTGCTCCTGACGGCCGGGATCGCGCTGGCCGCCGCCGGCAACCTCGTCAGCCGCAAGTCGCTCGCCCTGCAGCTCACGCGCTTCATCTTCCACTCGGCGGGCGACCGCTCGCCCTTTCGGTCGCTCGCCGACCTCCCCACCGAGCACGTCACCCTCACGCGCGAGAACCTCCTCCCGGCACTCACGGCGTCGGGATCGATCCCGCTGCTCATGGAGGCGGTGAAGATCCCCGGGACGCCGCGTGGTGTGCATTGGGACGGCGGTGTGCTCGACTATCACCTCGACCTGGACTTTGGCCCCGGCGACGGCTTGGTGCTCTATCCGCACTTCTACAGCCACGTGGTCCCCGGGTGGTTCGACAAGTCGCTGCGCTGGCGCCGCTCCGGCGGCGCCAACTTCCGACGCGCCCTGCTCCTTGCGCCGAGTGACGACTTCGTGCGCGCGCTCCCCCGCGGAAAGATCCCCGACCGGCGGGACTTCTACGCAATGGACGATGCGACGCGCCAGGTCACCTGGCAGCGCGTGGTCGACGAAAGCGAGCGCCTGGGCGACGAGCTGGCCGACCTGCTGAGGACGGGAGAGGTCGCCGCCCGACTCCAACCCTGGTGA
- a CDS encoding threonine/serine dehydratase, giving the protein MTTSAAESAPAPSPLVSIDVIRDAHTAIAPYVHRTPVAGSAYIGERAGARVVLKLELFQKTGSFKVRGVINTLRQLTDDERARGVISLSAGNHAQALAWGARQFGITATIVMPATAVPSKVAATKGYGGNVVQTSDDLLATALELQRERGLTLVHPFDDARVIAGQGTVGLEILAQVPDVSCVIIACGGGGLISGVAAAIKQSRPSVRVVGVEPSGADVMTRSLAAGAPQRMAKLDTIADGLAAPFAGVRNFAHCQAWVDEWFVVPDEEIVDAMKVLMERTKLFPEAAGAAAVVPLLTGRLALPSDATVVPIICGGNVDLARLKALL; this is encoded by the coding sequence ATGACGACCTCCGCAGCCGAGTCGGCACCGGCGCCTTCCCCGCTCGTCTCCATCGACGTCATTCGTGACGCGCACACGGCCATCGCCCCGTACGTGCATCGCACCCCCGTCGCGGGGTCGGCGTACATCGGCGAGAGAGCCGGCGCCCGCGTCGTGCTCAAGCTCGAACTCTTCCAGAAGACAGGCTCGTTCAAGGTCCGTGGCGTCATCAACACACTGCGCCAGCTGACAGATGACGAGCGCGCGCGCGGCGTGATCTCACTCTCGGCCGGGAACCATGCGCAGGCGCTGGCCTGGGGGGCGCGACAGTTTGGCATCACCGCTACCATCGTGATGCCGGCGACCGCGGTCCCGTCCAAGGTTGCGGCAACAAAGGGTTACGGCGGGAACGTGGTGCAGACCTCGGATGACCTCCTCGCGACCGCGCTCGAGCTGCAACGCGAGCGCGGCCTTACGCTGGTGCATCCCTTCGACGACGCACGCGTGATCGCGGGGCAGGGGACAGTCGGGTTGGAGATTCTCGCGCAGGTCCCCGACGTCAGTTGCGTCATCATCGCCTGCGGCGGCGGCGGGTTGATCTCCGGCGTGGCGGCCGCCATCAAGCAGTCCAGGCCATCGGTGCGTGTGGTGGGAGTCGAACCGTCGGGTGCCGACGTAATGACACGGTCGCTTGCCGCCGGGGCGCCGCAGCGCATGGCGAAGCTCGACACCATTGCCGACGGGTTGGCCGCTCCCTTTGCCGGCGTCCGCAACTTTGCGCACTGCCAGGCCTGGGTGGACGAGTGGTTCGTGGTGCCTGACGAGGAGATCGTCGACGCCATGAAGGTGCTGATGGAGCGCACCAAGCTCTTCCCCGAGGCGGCGGGGGCGGCGGCGGTGGTCCCGCTCCTCACGGGACGCCTCGCCTTGCCGTCAGATGCAACGGTCGTCCCCATCATCTGCGGCGGCAACGTCGACCTCGCTCGGCTCAAGGCGCTGCTCTGA
- a CDS encoding LUD domain-containing protein, whose product MSAREEILRAVRAARVATFGNAAPALPSLPTVGEWPGGADGAQATRSALVDRFMVSAQGAAARVVRTTRAGVAQLAASVADSLRVDGDGARDPVVLSMVDAVHGNMAVPDDPHELATLDLFVCEGEIGVAESSAIWLPTSRLGQRAALLLATEVIVVLESAAIVADLHAAYAAVDVGRESFGLFLAGPSKTADIEQSLVIGAHGAKGLTVALIDG is encoded by the coding sequence GTGAGCGCGCGCGAGGAGATCCTGCGCGCGGTACGCGCCGCACGAGTGGCGACGTTTGGCAACGCCGCTCCCGCGTTACCGTCGCTGCCCACAGTTGGAGAATGGCCCGGCGGAGCGGACGGCGCGCAGGCAACGCGCTCGGCGCTCGTCGATCGCTTCATGGTATCGGCACAGGGGGCGGCAGCGCGCGTGGTGCGCACCACACGCGCCGGGGTGGCGCAGCTGGCGGCGTCGGTCGCCGACTCGCTCCGCGTGGACGGCGACGGTGCGCGCGACCCAGTGGTTCTCTCGATGGTCGACGCGGTGCACGGCAACATGGCGGTTCCCGATGACCCGCATGAACTGGCGACGCTCGACCTCTTCGTGTGCGAGGGGGAGATCGGCGTGGCGGAAAGCTCGGCGATCTGGCTTCCCACCTCGCGCCTCGGGCAGCGCGCGGCGCTGCTGCTCGCCACCGAGGTCATCGTGGTGCTCGAGTCGGCGGCCATCGTTGCCGACCTGCACGCCGCCTATGCCGCGGTCGATGTGGGACGCGAGTCGTTCGGGCTCTTCCTGGCGGGGCCGTCCAAGACCGCTGACATCGAACAGTCACTGGTCATCGGGGCGCACGGTGCCAAGGGGCTCACCGTCGCCCTCATCGACGGCTGA
- a CDS encoding lactate utilization protein — protein MTASSTASRTLPILDAHGAVDHAAGAERFTADVDRTTWHDGALWFVREKRDRGAASVPEWERLRDLASAIKSHTLSRLDEYLERFERRATARGIQVHWARDGAEHNEIVLGILAARGARRLVKSKSMLTEECGLNAHLERHGIEVVDTDLGERIVQLRNEPPSHIVMPAIHLKKEEIGATFHEKLGTPAGLADPDALTAAARRHLRERFLGADAAMTGVNFAIAETGGVVVITNEGNADLGTALAPVYIASMGIEKLIPRAADLGVFLRLLARSATGQASSVYASHVHGPRPGQAMHVVLVDNGRSTQLGRGDFWGSLKCIRCAACLNTCPVYRRSGGYSYGSTIPGPIGSVLTPGLDVRKYAALPFASTLCGSCSAVCPVKVDLDQQLYRWRQLVMAAGGAPPLKRWWLRAMGGVLADPALLQLAGRVARGMLRVLPPRLARRLAGGWGTGRALPEPPRGSFRDWVRANRPGRS, from the coding sequence GTGACCGCATCGTCCACCGCCAGCCGCACACTCCCCATCCTCGACGCCCATGGCGCGGTGGATCATGCCGCCGGCGCCGAGCGATTCACGGCCGACGTGGACCGCACCACGTGGCACGACGGTGCGCTCTGGTTCGTGCGCGAGAAGCGAGACCGCGGCGCAGCCAGCGTTCCGGAGTGGGAGCGACTGCGCGACCTCGCGTCCGCAATCAAGTCGCACACCCTCTCCCGGCTCGACGAGTACCTGGAGCGGTTCGAACGGCGGGCCACGGCGCGCGGGATCCAGGTGCACTGGGCGCGCGACGGCGCCGAGCATAACGAGATCGTGCTCGGCATTCTCGCCGCGCGTGGGGCGCGGCGCCTGGTGAAGTCCAAGTCGATGCTGACCGAGGAGTGCGGGCTCAATGCGCACCTCGAGCGACACGGGATCGAGGTCGTCGACACCGACCTGGGCGAACGCATCGTGCAGCTGCGAAACGAGCCGCCGTCGCACATCGTGATGCCGGCCATCCACCTGAAGAAGGAGGAGATCGGCGCAACCTTCCACGAGAAGCTCGGCACGCCGGCGGGGCTCGCCGATCCCGATGCACTCACCGCTGCGGCGCGGCGCCACCTGCGCGAGCGATTCCTCGGCGCCGACGCGGCGATGACCGGGGTGAACTTCGCGATCGCCGAGACCGGCGGCGTGGTCGTCATCACCAACGAGGGGAATGCCGACCTGGGGACGGCGCTCGCGCCGGTGTACATCGCGTCGATGGGGATCGAGAAGCTCATCCCGCGTGCCGCCGACCTGGGCGTCTTCTTGCGCCTGCTCGCCCGGAGCGCGACCGGGCAGGCGAGCAGCGTGTACGCCTCGCACGTGCACGGACCGCGCCCCGGTCAGGCGATGCACGTCGTTCTGGTCGACAATGGGCGCAGTACGCAGTTAGGGCGCGGCGACTTCTGGGGGTCACTCAAGTGCATCCGGTGCGCCGCCTGCCTCAACACCTGTCCCGTGTATCGTCGCTCGGGAGGCTACAGCTACGGCTCGACGATCCCCGGGCCCATCGGCTCGGTCCTCACACCGGGACTCGACGTGCGGAAGTACGCGGCGCTCCCCTTCGCCAGCACGCTGTGCGGTTCGTGCAGCGCCGTCTGCCCGGTCAAGGTCGACCTGGACCAGCAGCTGTATCGCTGGCGCCAGCTGGTGATGGCGGCGGGTGGCGCGCCGCCGCTCAAGCGATGGTGGCTGCGTGCCATGGGCGGCGTGCTGGCCGACCCGGCGTTGTTGCAACTGGCGGGACGCGTCGCGCGCGGCATGCTGCGCGTGCTCCCGCCACGCCTGGCGCGGCGCCTGGCGGGGGGATGGGGAACGGGACGTGCCCTTCCGGAGCCCCCGCGCGGGAGCTTCCGCGACTGGGTGCGCGCCAACCGGCCGGGCCGATCGTGA
- a CDS encoding (Fe-S)-binding protein, which translates to MRAALFAPCFVDQLAPGVAIAAVQLLERLGVEVALPGGAACCGQPPANAGDARSGDAALRLLVETFAPFTHTIVLSGSCTTHVRQHAAQVARLGGPVAQRTYEFCEFLHDVIGLDRLRALAASDTRCVAVHIGCHALRGLQLATPSERMLPAMDKVRAVLGTVRGLSFAPLQRPDECCGFGGSFSVGEPAVSARMGRDRLDDIGASGADAVVSTDVSCMLHLSAIGRAAGRTLPMLHVAQLLATASGIGGA; encoded by the coding sequence ATGCGCGCGGCCCTCTTCGCCCCCTGCTTCGTGGACCAACTGGCGCCCGGCGTGGCGATTGCCGCCGTGCAGCTGCTGGAACGACTGGGCGTCGAGGTGGCGCTCCCCGGCGGGGCGGCGTGTTGCGGACAGCCGCCAGCCAACGCCGGCGACGCCCGCTCGGGCGATGCCGCGTTGCGCCTCCTGGTCGAGACGTTCGCGCCGTTCACGCACACGATCGTCCTGTCGGGGAGCTGCACCACGCACGTGCGCCAGCATGCGGCGCAGGTGGCGCGCCTGGGGGGCCCCGTTGCGCAGCGGACGTACGAGTTCTGCGAGTTCCTGCACGACGTGATTGGCCTCGACCGCCTGCGCGCGCTGGCGGCGTCGGACACGCGGTGCGTTGCCGTGCATATCGGCTGCCATGCGTTGCGCGGTTTGCAGCTGGCGACACCGAGCGAGCGGATGCTCCCCGCCATGGACAAGGTGCGGGCCGTCCTGGGGACGGTGCGCGGCCTCTCCTTCGCGCCGCTACAGCGCCCCGACGAGTGCTGCGGCTTTGGCGGGAGCTTCAGCGTTGGCGAGCCCGCGGTGTCGGCACGCATGGGGCGCGACCGCCTGGACGACATCGGCGCCAGCGGGGCCGACGCGGTGGTCTCGACCGACGTGTCGTGCATGTTGCATCTGTCGGCTATCGGGCGCGCCGCGGGGCGGACGCTTCCCATGCTGCACGTGGCGCAGCTGCTGGCCACCGCGTCGGGGATCGGGGGAGCGTGA
- a CDS encoding amidohydrolase family protein, producing MPALALALQLLAITHATVIDPDAAAPRRDMTILVRATRVVRVAPSATVQLPAGAQVIDATGKFVIPGMWDMHVHNDFSGGRALLPLYIAHGVTGVRDMNGRLATLRAFQRDIAAGTLVGPRMVVSGPYLVGRPLPPAFGMEHFVVTDSASAVRGVDTLVALGVDFIKVHNWIPAPAARVIAAEARRRNVVYAGHVALPRTPVQAAREGQRSQEHLYAFVNQCSASDSAVIAGGAPLQRFLMGGCTSSSQASVYAQLARARRWVTPTLIVQEALATMRPTIVAGDSTAQFYNDTLMRRIALEMELPSEPPPATVAAGGKLFEKRLALVRALHLAGVPLLGGTDTPLAAGGPGKGLMGELQLLVKAGLSPRAALRTVTTEPARYFATDSIGAVAAGRLADLVILDANPLTDIGNLTRIHTVVANGRAYDAAARGALVDGARRAARASGR from the coding sequence ATGCCTGCCCTCGCCCTCGCGCTGCAGCTTCTCGCCATCACGCACGCCACGGTCATCGACCCTGACGCGGCCGCGCCGCGTCGCGACATGACCATCCTCGTACGGGCGACGCGCGTGGTGCGCGTGGCGCCGAGTGCGACCGTGCAGCTGCCGGCAGGGGCGCAGGTGATCGATGCCACGGGGAAGTTCGTGATCCCGGGCATGTGGGACATGCACGTGCATAACGACTTCTCGGGCGGGCGGGCGCTGCTGCCGCTGTACATCGCGCACGGGGTGACCGGGGTGCGCGACATGAACGGACGGTTGGCGACGCTGCGAGCCTTCCAGCGCGACATTGCGGCGGGGACGCTGGTGGGGCCGCGCATGGTGGTGTCGGGGCCGTACCTCGTGGGGCGCCCCCTCCCGCCGGCGTTCGGAATGGAGCACTTCGTCGTCACCGACTCGGCGAGTGCCGTGCGCGGGGTCGACACGCTGGTCGCGTTAGGCGTGGACTTCATCAAGGTCCACAACTGGATCCCGGCACCGGCGGCGCGCGTGATTGCCGCGGAGGCCAGGCGGCGCAACGTCGTGTACGCCGGGCACGTGGCGCTGCCGCGCACGCCGGTGCAGGCGGCGCGGGAGGGGCAGCGCTCACAGGAGCACCTCTACGCCTTCGTGAATCAGTGCTCGGCGTCCGACTCGGCGGTCATTGCCGGAGGCGCCCCGCTGCAGCGCTTCCTCATGGGCGGTTGCACCTCGTCGTCGCAGGCGAGCGTGTATGCGCAATTGGCCAGGGCGCGCCGGTGGGTCACGCCGACGCTCATCGTGCAGGAAGCGCTGGCGACGATGCGTCCCACGATCGTGGCCGGCGACAGCACGGCGCAGTTCTACAACGACACGCTCATGCGCCGCATCGCGCTGGAAATGGAACTCCCGAGCGAACCGCCACCGGCGACGGTGGCGGCGGGTGGGAAGCTGTTCGAGAAGCGGCTGGCGCTGGTGCGCGCGTTGCATCTGGCGGGCGTCCCGCTCCTCGGCGGGACGGATACGCCGCTGGCCGCCGGGGGGCCGGGGAAGGGGTTGATGGGGGAGCTGCAGCTGCTGGTGAAGGCGGGGCTGTCGCCGCGCGCGGCGCTGCGCACGGTGACCACCGAGCCGGCGCGATACTTCGCCACCGACTCCATCGGCGCGGTGGCGGCGGGGCGCCTCGCCGACCTCGTCATCCTCGACGCCAATCCGCTCACCGACATCGGCAACCTGACGCGCATCCACACGGTAGTGGCCAATGGCCGAGCGTATGATGCCGCGGCGCGCGGTGCGCTGGTCGACGGGGCGCGGCGCGCCGCGCGCGCATCGGGGCGCTGA
- a CDS encoding response regulator, producing the protein MVPSPYPADPAFRAIADALDDAVFIVDEWWRVQWHNAAAGRLMESSGIQRDGGEFLALFGSTTRERIVLDGAVGAGERWCAEGEIEGSGVHAVAITIAAMDGAAPPGWRSAQLRDLGEVRALESSLREARTLERVGRLALALSHEFSELLTAISGSADLIASELAPRDRVRGDVETIRESAERAAVLMRELSRAAQTRTTAPQRIDIARAIAALETTVHRIAGDRVQLVLDLAPNAGQGVIDLSQLEASILHLARNARDAMPDGGELRIVARAIDCQTPRRAVHAVMRPGRYACIEVRDTGHGMAASTLERCFEPLFSTRGGEGLGLSLVFGATAQMGGYVTCDSRPGDGTSVALYLPTLADAPARALDVPAFSRSVLVVDDEEVVRRIAARTLRREGYRVSEAAGADEALALVSRDPSVADLLVTDVLMPGLSGVELASCMVAARPDVRILFSSGASALDASDASRLPRGAAFLPKPFTPKALGDRVRSIFGL; encoded by the coding sequence ATGGTCCCTTCTCCATATCCCGCCGATCCCGCCTTTCGCGCGATCGCCGACGCGCTGGACGACGCCGTCTTCATTGTCGATGAGTGGTGGCGCGTGCAGTGGCACAACGCCGCCGCCGGCCGGCTCATGGAATCGAGCGGTATTCAGCGCGATGGCGGTGAGTTCCTCGCGCTGTTCGGCAGCACCACGCGCGAGCGCATCGTCCTCGATGGCGCCGTGGGTGCCGGCGAACGGTGGTGCGCCGAGGGCGAGATCGAGGGATCGGGCGTACACGCGGTCGCCATCACCATTGCCGCGATGGATGGCGCGGCACCTCCGGGATGGCGCTCCGCACAACTGCGCGACCTGGGAGAGGTGCGCGCGCTGGAGTCGTCGCTGCGCGAGGCGCGCACGCTGGAACGTGTGGGGCGCCTGGCGCTTGCCCTCTCGCACGAGTTTTCCGAGTTGCTCACGGCGATCTCGGGTTCGGCCGACCTGATTGCCAGCGAACTGGCACCGCGCGACCGGGTGCGTGGCGACGTGGAGACGATACGCGAGTCGGCAGAGCGCGCCGCGGTGCTGATGCGCGAACTGTCGCGCGCCGCACAGACGCGCACCACCGCGCCGCAGCGCATCGACATCGCGCGCGCGATTGCCGCGCTCGAGACCACGGTGCATCGCATCGCCGGCGATCGCGTGCAGCTGGTGCTCGACCTTGCCCCCAACGCCGGACAGGGGGTCATCGACCTTTCGCAGCTGGAGGCGTCGATCCTGCACCTGGCGCGCAACGCGCGCGACGCGATGCCCGATGGCGGTGAGCTGCGCATCGTGGCGCGCGCTATCGACTGCCAAACGCCGCGCCGCGCGGTGCACGCGGTCATGCGCCCTGGGCGTTACGCCTGCATCGAGGTTCGCGACACCGGACACGGGATGGCGGCGTCCACGCTCGAACGTTGCTTCGAGCCGCTCTTCTCCACGCGCGGCGGCGAGGGGCTGGGGCTGTCGCTCGTCTTTGGCGCCACGGCGCAGATGGGCGGCTACGTGACGTGCGACTCGCGCCCCGGCGACGGGACATCGGTTGCGCTCTACCTCCCGACGCTCGCCGACGCCCCGGCGCGCGCGCTCGACGTCCCCGCGTTCTCCCGATCGGTGCTGGTGGTGGATGATGAGGAGGTCGTGCGACGCATCGCCGCACGCACGCTGCGCCGCGAGGGGTACCGCGTGTCGGAAGCGGCGGGCGCCGACGAGGCGCTGGCGCTCGTCTCGCGCGACCCGTCGGTGGCCGACCTGCTGGTGACCGACGTGCTGATGCCCGGGCTGAGCGGCGTGGAGCTGGCGAGCTGCATGGTGGCCGCCCGCCCCGATGTGCGCATCCTCTTCTCGTCCGGGGCGTCGGCGCTGGACGCCAGTGACGCCTCGCGCCTCCCGCGGGGGGCGGCCTTCCTTCCCAAGCCATTCACTCCCAAGGCGTTGGGCGACCGGGTGCGATCGATCTTCGGTCTATAG